Genomic DNA from Selenomonas sp. oral taxon 126:
TGTCCCTGTTAAAGGCGGCAGATGCGCGCAACTAGAGGGTCAATAGCCACGCAGTTTGTCGACGACGTTCAGCATGCCGATGCGCTGCGGAAAGATTTGCAGATTGTTGCGGAATATCTTGAGCGATCGGTCTAAGTACATGGGAGATATTGCCGAGTAATGCGGCGTAATGAAGAGATTCGGCACGTCCCATAGCGGTGAATCCTCCGGCAGAGGTTCCGTCGTAAAGACATCGAGAGCTGCGCCGCGAATGCGTTTTTCTGTGAGTACCTTGATTAAATCGGGCTCTTCTACAACATCGCCTCGGGACACGTTGATGAAGAAGGCATTTTCTTTCATCATGTTGAACGTACGGAGGTTGAACAGTTTTTTCGTCTGAGGTGTCAGTGGCAACGTGACGATAACGTAGTCCGCACAGGACAGTGCATCGGGCAGATGGTCAATGTTGAACAGTTGATCGACAAACGGCTCCGTGGATTCCTTCTGCTTCACAGCCACGATGCGCATGCCCATGTTTTTAAGATGTTTTGCAATCTCCCGCCCGATGCTTCCGAGACCGATGATTGCAGCCGTTTTTCCAAACAGTTCATCGGCAGCACTCAAACGCTTCCATGCGTGTTCTTTCTGGTTTTCCCACGCTTCGATGAGACAGCGGCTGGAGGCCAGCATCGTTCCAAGTACGTGCTCCGCCATCGGTATGCCATGAATGCCGCGGGAATTTGTCAGCAAGATCTCGGATTGAGAGAACGATTTGTCTGAGAGCAGCTTCTCGACTCCGGCACTGTAGGTATGAATCCATTGCAAGTGCGGCATACGGGGGAGAAATCTCTCCAAATCCATCTGTGCGTCATAGCCCAGCAGGATATCGACATCGGGAATATCGTCTCCAAGTTCCGTTGGGCGGATACATCTGACATTGCAGTCGGGATAGCTCTGATACAGCAGTTCTATCTGCTGCTCGCTTAATCTCACCAATGATAGTATTTGAAGTGTCATCTGCGACTCCTTTTCATGAGGATGAGTTTTTAGGTTTATATCGTCTATTCGCGATGAGTGCTAAAAATCCTCTTTAAGGAAGCATTGACCTATTACAAACAACATGGTAGTATACATCTGTATTAACTCTTTAACCAGCTAAAGGATGCAAGGGGATTATATGGAACAACGTATTGATGATTATTTAACGATTGCATTGCCCAAGGGAAAACTGTTTTCGCTGTCCACGGATCTGTTTGAGAAGGTCGGGATTACTGCGGAGCATATGAGTGAAAAATCCCGAAAACTCATCATCTCGAACGATGCGATCAAAGTGCGGTTCATCATCGCGAAGACCTCGGATGTGCCTACCTATGTGGAATACGGTGCCGCTGATATCGGCATCATCGGCAAGGATGTCCTGTTGGAAGCAGGGCAGGATGTCTATGAACTGTTGGATCTCGGATTTGGCAAATGTCGGCTGATGATGGCTGTACCGCGCAAGGAAAAACGCAGCCGTCTCACGGATTATGCACATACGCGCGTTGCAACGAAATATCCGCATATTGCGGAGAAATTCTTTGCGCAGCAAGGGATGCAGATGGAGTATATCAAACTCAATGGCTCCATCGAATTGGGCCCCATCGTCGGTCTGTCAGAGAGCATTGTCGATATCGTGGAAACAGGGACGACTCTGATGGAAAATGACCTAGAGGAGATCGCCCATATCATGGATGTAAGCGCACGGCTCATCGTCAACCGCGTCAGCTTCAAGCTGAAATTTGAACGCATATACGGGATCGTAAATGATTTGAAACGCATTTTGGAAAGAGGGGCAGGGCGATGAATATTGTTTCGGTTGCAGATGTCGGAATGGAAGCGGCAGAACTTCTGCTCAAGAAGAAAGCCTTTGATGAACTCACCCTCAGTGACGGCATCCGCAAGAAGAATCAGGAGATATTTGGAGAAGATCTTTCGGCCACAAAACTCGTTCATCGCATTGTTCAGGAAGTTCGCCATGAGGGAGATCGGGCGCTTTTTCGCTATACCAAATTATTGGATCGCGTGGAACTAACCCATGATAATCTTATGGTGTCGGAGGAAGAGTTTCTGTCTGCAGAGCGTGCTGCCGACCCAGAGGTCGTTGCCTCGCTGAAAAAGGCGGCAGACAATATCTTTGCCTATCACGAAGAGCAGAAGCCGCACTCATGGATGACCTATCGCGCACACGGCTCGATTCTGGGACAGGCTATTCTACCTCTCGCACGCGTTGGTATCTACGTCCCCGGCGGTACGGCGGCATACCCGTCGTCCGTTCTTATGAATGCAATACCTGCCGTTGTCGCAGGCGTTGAAGAGATCATCATGTCCGTTCCGACAAAGGACGGTGTCATCAATCCGTACGTTCTCGTTGCGGCGCGCTTGCTCGGCGTAAAGAAGATATTCAAGATCGGCGGCGCGCAGGCAATCGCGGCAATGGCATATGGCACGGAGAGTGTTCCACGTGTGGACAAGATCACAGGTCCCGGAAATATCTTCGTGACACTGGCAAAAAAAGAAGTGTACGGTCACGTAGATATCGATATGCTGGCAGGACCGAGCGAGATCCTCATCCTGGCAGATGAAACTGCCTCGCCTGAATATGTTGCAGCCGATCTGCTCAGTCAGGCAGAACATGATCCGCTTGCGTCGAGCATTCTCATCACCACTGATATGGAGCTGGCACAGGAGTCTCTGACAGAGGTTCAGAAGCAGTTGGAGACACTGCCGCGCAAGGATATAGCGCGCGCTTCGCTCGAGGGACACGGGCGCATCATCGTCACAGAAAACATGGATCAGGCGATACATCTTGCCAATGTGTCGGGACCGGAGCATATCGAGCTGCTTGTTGGAGATTCGTTCCATATCCTTCCAAAGATTCGCTGTGCAGGGGCAATCTTTCTCGGGCCGTATTCTCCCGAACCGCTTGGCGATTACTTCGCAGGACCGAATCATGTGCTGCCGACAGGCGGAACGTCGCGATTCTACTCTGTGCTGAATGTGGAGACCTTTATGAAGCGCACGAGTATCATATCCTACACGCAGGAGGCTCTGAATGATGTAAGTGAGGACATCATCCGTCTTGCCGAAACCGAAGGGCTCAATGCACATGCGCGTGCAATTCAGATGAGGAGGGGACGCTGATGCTGAACTACCGTGACGGATTGGCAGATATGCCCCTGTACGACACGCGCGAACAGGATTGGAACATCAAGGTAAATGCAAACGAATCTAATATAGGGCTACCGCCGCTGGTCGAAGACCGCGTTATGACACGGCTGTCACGCATTGCATTTCCACGCTATCCAAACGAAGAATATGATTTGCTCTGTGAGCAGATCGGAGAAGCGTATGGATACCGACAGGAGAATGTCATCATTGGAAATGGCTCCAGTGAAATCATAGAGAAGGTGTTCTATGCGTTCGGCGGCGATCGGGCACACAAGATCGTATATCCCAGTCCGTCCTTTTCCATGTATGCGATCTATGCAGCGGCAGCCGATGCAACAGGTGTACCCGTCCCTTTACAGTCTGATTATCAGCTTGATGTGGAGGACTTTGTTCAGCAGGTCAATCAAAGTCGGGCATCTCTTGCCGTTATCTGCAATCCGAATAATCCGACAGGGCAGGTGCTGACAGAAGAAGAAATCGAATATATTGCATCGCATATATCCTGCGCATTTCTTGTCGATGAGGCGTATGCGGAATTCTGTGAGCACAGCGTCATATTACTTTTGAAAAAATATCCTCATATGATGGTTGCGCGTACCTTTTCAAAAGCGTATGCACTTGCGTCTTGTCGCGTCGGCTACATGCTGGCACATGAGAATGTGATTAATATGCTTGCAAAGACATACATGCCATATCATATGAATGTGCCATCGCTGGTCATTGCAGATACCGTGTTTCAAATGCGCACGGAGTTCGAGCCGCAGATTCAGATGATCTGTGCCGAGCGTGAACGTATGCAGGAACGGTATCAAGCTCTTACAGGCTTGACAGTCTATCCGTCCCATGCGAACTTTCTCCTGATTCATTACGCACAGGCAGAGGCGCTCAATGAAGACCTCATCAGATATGGGATCGGCGTGCGCAGCTTTGGAAAAGCGCCGGGGCTGGAAAATATGCTGCGCATCTCCATCGGACGGGCAGATCAAAATGACGAGGTATATCGCATTATCAAGGCTTTTGTGGAGGGGCATTCATGAGCAGACGGTTTGCAGAGATACATCGCACGACAGCGGAAACGGATGTCGCCGTCTCCATCGATCTGGACGGCAGCGGAGTATCTGAGATCGATACGGGTATCGGATTCTTTGACCATATGCTCACGCTGTTTGCTTCACATGGGCAATTTGATCTGAATGTCAAATGCGATGGGGACATCGAAGTCGACGGGCATCATTCGGTCGAGGATATCGGCATTACGATGGGGCAGTCATTCCACGAGGCCATTGGAGACAAGCGCGGCATATCCCGATATGGATCGTTTTACCTCCCGATGGACGAGACGCTTGTTCTTGCGGCTCTGGATATCAGCGGCCGCCCGTTCCTCGTCTACGACCCCGGAGATGCACCCATGGCGCCCATGATTGGCGGATATGATACGGAGCTGACGGAGGAGTTCCTTCGCGCATTCGCGTTTCACGCGGGGATCACGCTTCATGTAAAGATCCTCTATGGGACGAATTCACATCACAAGGTAGAGGCGGTATTCAAGGCGGTTGCACACGCGCTGCGGACTGCCGTAGGGAAAGATGAGCGACTGGGCGATGCGATTCCGTCGACCAAAGGTGTTTTGTAAGGTGATCCTATGATTACAATTATAAATTATGGGGCGGGGAATCTGTTCAGCGTAGAGAAAGCCTTTTCTGCATTGGGGGCAGATGTCCGCATCAGCAGTACGGCTGCGGATATTCTCTCTGCGGACAAAATCGTCCTGCCGGGTGTGGGTGCTTTTGGTGACTGCATGGAACAGCTGAATGCGTCGGGATTGATTCCTGCCATTCGGGAGGGCGTTGCACGCCGGATCCCGCTCCTTGGAATCTGTGTAGGACTTCAAATACTATTTGAAGGCAGCGAGGAATCCTCGGGCATAGAGGGACTTGGACTGCTGCAAGGAAGAGTATCCAGAATTGCTGCCCCGCACGAAAAAATCCCCCATATGGGGTGGAATGCTCTGAATATCGCCGAGAGCCATAGGGAAAAAGGCTTGTTTACGGGAATTCCGCAGGATTCCTACGTGTACTTTGTCCACAGCTATCACGCGCTACCGAAGGATCGAGCGATCATTTCTTCAACGTGCTTCTATGGCGAGGAGATTACGGCATCCATATCCGCCGGAAATATCATGGCGACGCAATTTCACCCCGAGAAATCGGGGGATATCGGACTGAAAATTATTCATAATTTTATTCATCAGGAGGGAAGCACATGATTATTTTTCCTGCGATTGATCTGCGTAATGGAAAATGTGTCCGCCTGCTCCGAGGTGATTTTTCCCAAGAAACCGTATACAGCGACCGACCGGAGGAAACTGCCCTTCGCTGGGAACGGGAGGGGGCGGAGTTCCTTCATGTTGTCGATCTGGACGGAGCGCTTGCAGGGGAACCGCGCAATACAGATGCGATTAAGAGTATCCTCAGCGCAGTACGGATTCCGATCGAGGTTGGCGGCGGGATTCGCAGCCTTGAAACGATTGAGAAGACCTTGGAACTGGGCGTACGACGGGTTATTCTGGGCTCTGCTGCCGTGCAGAATCGTGATCTTGTCAAAGAAGCATGTCATCGATATGGTGATCACATCGTCGTTGGAATTGATGCCAAGGACGGTATTGTCGCCATTGACGGATGGGGCGTATCGGGTGGGATTACAGCCGTTGAACTTGCCAAGGAACTTGCATCCTTCGGCCTGAAGACCATTATATACACCGATATTTCAAGGGACGGTACGCTCTCGGGCGTCAACATTGAGGCAACGTCCAATCTGGCAGCCGAATCAGGCATCGACATCATCGCATCGGGCGGCGTTCGATCGCTGGATGATATCCATGCACTGAAGAAGTACGAATCGCAAGGAATCGTCGGTGTCATTGCCGGTAAATCCATCTATGAAGGTACGCTCGTGCTGTCTGATGCGATTGCGGCTGCACGTTGACTGCATTTCGAAAGGATTGATTTCATCTTGAAGAAAACCTTTGCGAAACGAATTATTCCTTGTCTTGATGTCAAAGATGGGCGTGTTGTCAAGGGTACGAACTTTGTCGGGCTGAGAGATGCAGGCAGTCCGACGGAACTTGCCGAACGCTACGATAAGGAGCGCGCGGATGAGCTTGTATTTCTGGATATTACCGCCTCGAACGAAGAGCGAAACACAATGGCTGAGGTTGTGTCCGACTGTGCCTCGAAAGTCTTTATCCCGCTTACCGTTGGAGGCGGAATTCGCAGTGTAGAAGATATGCATCGTATGCTAAATGCAGGGGCAGATAAGATTTCGGTCAATACAGCGGCGGTGAAGCATCCGGAAATCGTTCGCGATGGAGCATTGCGCTTCGGCAGTCAATGCATTGTTGTTGCGATTGATGCACGACGTAAGAGTGTTGACACGTGGGAAGTCTATATCAACGGTGGAAGAAACCCAACAGGGATGGACTGCATTTCATGGGCAAAGGATGTGGTCGCGCTTGGCGCGGGAGAGATCCTGCTGACCAGTATGGATGCCGATGGAACAAAGAACGGCTATGACATTGCGTTGACACGAGCAGTCTCTGAAAATGTAAATGTACCTGTAATCGCTTCGGGCGGTGCGGGGAAATTGGAGCATTTCTATGATGTGCTCTCCGAGGGGAAAGCGGATGCCGTACTGGCAGCCTCGCTCTTTCACTATGGAGAGTTATCAATAAAAGAAGTAAAAACCTATCTAAAATCACGTGGTCTGGAGGTACGATTCTAATGGATATTGACATCTCTGTGATTAAGTTTGACGAACGCGGGCTTGTGCCGACGATCGTTCAGGAGGAAAACAATCAGGTTCTCATGCTCGCATATATGAATCGCGAGTCTCTTGAGAAAACGATTGAAACAGGCTTTGCATATTATTACAGCCGTAGCCGCAAGAAGCTTTGGAAAAAGGGTGAGACATCGGGAAACGTGCAGCGCGTGCAGGAGATCTCGTATGACTGCGACGGCGATACGATCCTCCTGCGTGTAAAACAGACAGGCGTATCCTGCCATACGGGGACGTATTCGTGCTTTAACGGTCGCAAACTCTATTGTACAGACGAAAACAGCATTGTCCCGCTTGTGCCGGAGGATGAAATGTCCCTGACAGAGATCCTCTCTGATATCTATCAAGTGATTCAGAGCCGCAGACTGCATCCAGTCGAAGGCTCCTATACGAACTATCTCTTCGATAAGGGACAGGACAAGATTTTGAAAAAGCTCGGCGAAGAGACGGCAGAGACCATCATCGCTTCCAAAAACAATATCCGCGAGGATGTACTGTATGAGATGGGCGATCTCTGGTATCACTGTCTGGTGCTGCTCGCATATCACAATATGACACCGGAAGATCTGCTCGAAGAATTGAAGCGCAGACACAATGGTGGGAACTATCACAAGTTCGCAGGAAAAACCGGAATGCGCCCGGATATGTAATTTTACCTCGTTTCTCCCCTCCAACTATCCATAATTACCATTATGGATAGTTGGAAAAGGGCGTAAAAAGAGTCGGTGTTATGCGAGATTTGAATCGCTTGCGTAACACCGACTTTTAGTATGTTTGGCTGATTTTGTTTTCAAAAATACACGCCTTTGTGAAAAGACAAACGCTATGAGAAAAATACCGACTTACCGATGAATTCTCTGAGGATGGAGTTGTTCGGGATATCGTCGATCGAGGAAATTACATCGACGTATTGCAGAAAGCGCAGGATCAGTCTTGCCTCGGTATATCCCTCTTCGCCGCACTTGATCTCTTCCAGGAGTGGTACGGCGTATTTCTTCAAGACACCAATCTCGTAGATCAGTGCCGAGTTGAATAGTACATCCGCCTCCTCTTGAAATGGAAAGATGTACTTCTCTTCTCCGTCTCTGACATCGGGCCATTGGCCGATGCTCTTCAATGCCTTTGCCCCTCGGAATTGATAGTCACGTACAAGACGCCGCAGGAAACGCACCTCTGTCGTTGGGATTCTATTGTGTGCATCGATATTTAGCTGCGTCAAGGCACTGATATAGATTTTATACTTATTGCCGCGCGGAATATCCTTTGTGAGGTGCTCATTGAGCCCGTGAATCCCCTCGATGATGATGGGTTGATCGCGTTGGATGGAGAGGAATGCGTCTTCCTTCCATTCACGCATGCCTGTAATAAAGTTATACCGTGGAATCTGCACCTCCTGTCCTGCCAGAAGCGCGATCATATTCTCGTTAAAGAGTTTCGTATCAAGAGCATCAAGGGACTCGTAGTCATACTGCCCCTTTTCGTTGAGCGGCGTATCCTCGCGGTTGAGGAAATAATCATCCAGAGAGATCATTACAGGACGCAGTCCGTTGACGCGCAGCTGAATGCGAAGGCGCTGTGCAAAGGAGGTCTTTCCGGATGAGGAAGGACCTGCAATCAAAATGAGGCGTATATGTTCCCGATTGGCAGAAATATGATCGGCAATCTGGGCAATCCGCTTCTCCTGCAGTCCTTCCGAGATGCGGATGAGTTCCCCAATGGAGTTTTCCCTGTTGATGCGATTCAGATCGGAGATAAAGCGGCATTCCAAAATATCAGCCCATGCCTTCGACTCGGCAAGGATTGAGCCGAACTTCGGCTGATTGATGCGCTTTCTGATCTCCCCTTTTGTTCTCTCATCCGGTGTACGGATGAGGACACCAAACGGCTCGTAATCCAGTTCAAATTGATCCAAATGCTGTGTTTCATAGAGCATCGGACCATAGAGATAGTCCGTATAGTCTTCACAGGTATATATGCTGATAACGGGCTTTGAGAGTTCGGAGAGTAGGTTCACCTTACCCGAACGTCCAAGCTTTTGAAAGCGCTCTATCGCCTCCTCCCGTGGAACACTATGCTTAATAATAGGCAAATTCTCTGCAATCATCGCCCGCATCGTGCGATCCACTTCTGCAATGAAGGCAGGATTGATTTCTCTGCCGGGAATCTTTATTTCACAATAGAGCCCTTTATTTACGGTAAATTTTGCAATGACCTCTGCAGAGCGATCAATTCTGTTCACCGCTGCAATCAATAAAAACAGTACGGAGCGACGGTAAATTTTCCACCCAAGCGGAGAATCGAGTTCAATAAAGCTGATCGTGTCGCCATCGGTAAATTGTGTCTGAATATCGCGCACCTCACCATTGATCTTTGCGGCAACAATCTGACTTGAATAGTTTCCCTGCTCCTTTGCAGCCATCATAATCAGAGATTTTTCCATGGAGACCCCCCTTTTCTTTCTCTCTATATAAAAATCCTGCTCATTGGCAGAGCAGGATTTTTCAAGTTCACATTAAATAAAGAGCATCACAATGTGATACGTAATAGCACCCATAACCGCAGTGCAGGGAATTGTCATAACCCACGCCACAACCATCTGCTGGGCTACGCCCCAACGAACAGCGTTGATACGCTTTGCTGCACCAACCCCCATGATCGAGCCGGAAACGACATGTGTGGTACTGACCGGGAGATGCAAAAGGGTTGCACCGAATATGATGATGGAAGAATTCAGATCTGCCGCAAATCCGGAAATCGGCTGGAGCTTGAATATCTTGCCGCCAATCGTCTTGATGATACGCCAGCCTCCTACCGCCGTTCCACAGGCCATAGCAGTTGCTGCGAGTACCTTGACATAGGTCGGAACTTCAAAAACATCAATATATCCTCCGGCAAGCAATGCCAACGTAATAATACCCATTGATTTCTGTGCATCATTCGACCCGTGAGAAAACGCCATCGTTGCTGCTGTCAGGATTTGCATTTTCTTAAATTTACCGTTGATTGCTGTCGGTCGAAAACGACCAAAGAAGCGAAATAGCAGCGACATAATAATGCATCCCAAGACCATGCCGACAAGCGGCGAAAGAATCAGAGACAGGATGATTTTGCCAATCCCATAAAAGTTCAATCCATCAGCACCGGATGCCGACATCATGACAGCGCCGATCAGACCACCGATCAGGGCGTGGGAACTACTGGATGGCATGCCAAATCTCCAAGTAATAATATTCCAGATAATCGAGCCAAAGAGCGCTGCAATCAGAATGTGTTCATCCACATGGGAAGCCGATTTGACAATATCCGAGCCGATGGTCTTTGCAACACCCGTACTATACATCGCACCGAAGAAATTGAGAACAGCAGCCATAATGATTGCATACTGCGGATGGATGGCACGGGTCGAAACCGAAGTGGCAATCGCGTTTGCAGTATCATGAAAGCCATTGATGAAATCAAATATGAGCGCTAAGAGAATGACCAAAAAAATCAAGAGCTGGAAATCAGGCATATTTCATTACCACTCCCCGCAGCATATCCGCAATGAGTTCACAATGATCCAGCGTATCCTCCAACTGCTCCAAAACGTCCTTCCATCGAATCAGCTCGATAGGGTCTTTTTCATTTTCAAAAAGGTAGGCAACCTCACTCCGATAGATGAGATCCCCCTCACTTTCATAGCGTTCGATTTTGTGGGACGCATCCAATATCTGAACCTGATTCTTTCGGATATTTTCGAGATAGGAGACAGCGCGGACGACTTCTTCTGTAGAGGAGAGAAGGAGTTTCGTCAGGTTGATTGCGCCCGGCATGGGCTTCCCCATGCGGTACATATCATAGCGTTGTAATATCCCCTGCAGGAGATCGACACCGTCGTCCAGATCATTTGCCAATGCGTATATGTCTTCGCGGTCAATCGGGGTGATAAACGTGAGGTTCAGCTTATCGATGATGCGGTCATTGATGGCATCTGCTTCATGCTCAATACGATTGATTTCTTCCACCTTGCTGCCGGCGGTAGTGTAATCCTTCATAACAGCGTCCAATACCAACGCGCCTTTATGAAAGAATTTTGCACTCTCAAGAAACAAGTCGAAGAATTCGTCATCCTTCTGTTTGAAATTAAACATAAACCCGGATCCTCCCCAAGAAGATATAATATCGGAGGCGTATATAAGAAAACTTACAACCTAATAATATCATTATTTCAGATTGACAGCAAGATATAAATTGAAAAGCTTTTCGGCTATAATTCAATATTTATCTAAGGCATAGTAAAAGAGCAACGTTTGTGCGCTGCTCTTTTACTATGATTATTTATCTATCTGTCACGTTTCGTGCTACGCAGGGATTTCGACTTCGGGAACGACAATGCGCGGCGCCTTGCCTTTTGGTAGAAGGGTAAACACGGACTTCAGGAGCTTCTGCGTATACGGATGTTTTGCGTGCGCGAGATCCTTCCCGTCCAGTTCTTCGACGACCTTTCCGAAGTACATGACCACGACGCGTGTGCACAGACGTGACACGAGTGCAAGGTCATGGCAGATAAAGAGGATCGTCAGATTCCGCTCGCGCTGAATGCGTACGAGAAGTTCTACGATTGTCTCTTGAACGGAAACGTCAAGTGCGCTCGTTGCCTCATCACAGACCAGAATCTCCGGCTCCAGTGCCAATGCGCGCGCAATTCCTACACGCTGGCGCTGTCCCCCGCTCATATTTGCGGGATAGCGTTCGGCAAATTCCTCGGGCAGGTCGACAAGGCGCAGGAGTTCTGCAGCCTTGTCATACGCACTGCCCTTGAGG
This window encodes:
- the hisF gene encoding imidazole glycerol phosphate synthase subunit HisF, yielding MKKTFAKRIIPCLDVKDGRVVKGTNFVGLRDAGSPTELAERYDKERADELVFLDITASNEERNTMAEVVSDCASKVFIPLTVGGGIRSVEDMHRMLNAGADKISVNTAAVKHPEIVRDGALRFGSQCIVVAIDARRKSVDTWEVYINGGRNPTGMDCISWAKDVVALGAGEILLTSMDADGTKNGYDIALTRAVSENVNVPVIASGGAGKLEHFYDVLSEGKADAVLAASLFHYGELSIKEVKTYLKSRGLEVRF
- a CDS encoding nucleoside kinase; the protein is MEKSLIMMAAKEQGNYSSQIVAAKINGEVRDIQTQFTDGDTISFIELDSPLGWKIYRRSVLFLLIAAVNRIDRSAEVIAKFTVNKGLYCEIKIPGREINPAFIAEVDRTMRAMIAENLPIIKHSVPREEAIERFQKLGRSGKVNLLSELSKPVISIYTCEDYTDYLYGPMLYETQHLDQFELDYEPFGVLIRTPDERTKGEIRKRINQPKFGSILAESKAWADILECRFISDLNRINRENSIGELIRISEGLQEKRIAQIADHISANREHIRLILIAGPSSSGKTSFAQRLRIQLRVNGLRPVMISLDDYFLNREDTPLNEKGQYDYESLDALDTKLFNENMIALLAGQEVQIPRYNFITGMREWKEDAFLSIQRDQPIIIEGIHGLNEHLTKDIPRGNKYKIYISALTQLNIDAHNRIPTTEVRFLRRLVRDYQFRGAKALKSIGQWPDVRDGEEKYIFPFQEEADVLFNSALIYEIGVLKKYAVPLLEEIKCGEEGYTEARLILRFLQYVDVISSIDDIPNNSILREFIGKSVFFS
- the hisIE gene encoding bifunctional phosphoribosyl-AMP cyclohydrolase/phosphoribosyl-ATP diphosphatase HisIE, which produces MDIDISVIKFDERGLVPTIVQEENNQVLMLAYMNRESLEKTIETGFAYYYSRSRKKLWKKGETSGNVQRVQEISYDCDGDTILLRVKQTGVSCHTGTYSCFNGRKLYCTDENSIVPLVPEDEMSLTEILSDIYQVIQSRRLHPVEGSYTNYLFDKGQDKILKKLGEETAETIIASKNNIREDVLYEMGDLWYHCLVLLAYHNMTPEDLLEELKRRHNGGNYHKFAGKTGMRPDM
- the hisD gene encoding histidinol dehydrogenase, with the protein product MNIVSVADVGMEAAELLLKKKAFDELTLSDGIRKKNQEIFGEDLSATKLVHRIVQEVRHEGDRALFRYTKLLDRVELTHDNLMVSEEEFLSAERAADPEVVASLKKAADNIFAYHEEQKPHSWMTYRAHGSILGQAILPLARVGIYVPGGTAAYPSSVLMNAIPAVVAGVEEIIMSVPTKDGVINPYVLVAARLLGVKKIFKIGGAQAIAAMAYGTESVPRVDKITGPGNIFVTLAKKEVYGHVDIDMLAGPSEILILADETASPEYVAADLLSQAEHDPLASSILITTDMELAQESLTEVQKQLETLPRKDIARASLEGHGRIIVTENMDQAIHLANVSGPEHIELLVGDSFHILPKIRCAGAIFLGPYSPEPLGDYFAGPNHVLPTGGTSRFYSVLNVETFMKRTSIISYTQEALNDVSEDIIRLAETEGLNAHARAIQMRRGR
- the hisB gene encoding imidazoleglycerol-phosphate dehydratase HisB translates to MSRRFAEIHRTTAETDVAVSIDLDGSGVSEIDTGIGFFDHMLTLFASHGQFDLNVKCDGDIEVDGHHSVEDIGITMGQSFHEAIGDKRGISRYGSFYLPMDETLVLAALDISGRPFLVYDPGDAPMAPMIGGYDTELTEEFLRAFAFHAGITLHVKILYGTNSHHKVEAVFKAVAHALRTAVGKDERLGDAIPSTKGVL
- the hisA gene encoding 1-(5-phosphoribosyl)-5-[(5-phosphoribosylamino)methylideneamino]imidazole-4-carboxamide isomerase — its product is MIIFPAIDLRNGKCVRLLRGDFSQETVYSDRPEETALRWEREGAEFLHVVDLDGALAGEPRNTDAIKSILSAVRIPIEVGGGIRSLETIEKTLELGVRRVILGSAAVQNRDLVKEACHRYGDHIVVGIDAKDGIVAIDGWGVSGGITAVELAKELASFGLKTIIYTDISRDGTLSGVNIEATSNLAAESGIDIIASGGVRSLDDIHALKKYESQGIVGVIAGKSIYEGTLVLSDAIAAAR
- the hisG gene encoding ATP phosphoribosyltransferase, yielding MEQRIDDYLTIALPKGKLFSLSTDLFEKVGITAEHMSEKSRKLIISNDAIKVRFIIAKTSDVPTYVEYGAADIGIIGKDVLLEAGQDVYELLDLGFGKCRLMMAVPRKEKRSRLTDYAHTRVATKYPHIAEKFFAQQGMQMEYIKLNGSIELGPIVGLSESIVDIVETGTTLMENDLEEIAHIMDVSARLIVNRVSFKLKFERIYGIVNDLKRILERGAGR
- a CDS encoding inorganic phosphate transporter; this encodes MPDFQLLIFLVILLALIFDFINGFHDTANAIATSVSTRAIHPQYAIIMAAVLNFFGAMYSTGVAKTIGSDIVKSASHVDEHILIAALFGSIIWNIITWRFGMPSSSSHALIGGLIGAVMMSASGADGLNFYGIGKIILSLILSPLVGMVLGCIIMSLLFRFFGRFRPTAINGKFKKMQILTAATMAFSHGSNDAQKSMGIITLALLAGGYIDVFEVPTYVKVLAATAMACGTAVGGWRIIKTIGGKIFKLQPISGFAADLNSSIIIFGATLLHLPVSTTHVVSGSIMGVGAAKRINAVRWGVAQQMVVAWVMTIPCTAVMGAITYHIVMLFI
- the hisC gene encoding histidinol-phosphate transaminase; this encodes MLNYRDGLADMPLYDTREQDWNIKVNANESNIGLPPLVEDRVMTRLSRIAFPRYPNEEYDLLCEQIGEAYGYRQENVIIGNGSSEIIEKVFYAFGGDRAHKIVYPSPSFSMYAIYAAAADATGVPVPLQSDYQLDVEDFVQQVNQSRASLAVICNPNNPTGQVLTEEEIEYIASHISCAFLVDEAYAEFCEHSVILLLKKYPHMMVARTFSKAYALASCRVGYMLAHENVINMLAKTYMPYHMNVPSLVIADTVFQMRTEFEPQIQMICAERERMQERYQALTGLTVYPSHANFLLIHYAQAEALNEDLIRYGIGVRSFGKAPGLENMLRISIGRADQNDEVYRIIKAFVEGHS
- a CDS encoding D-2-hydroxyacid dehydrogenase — its product is MTLQILSLVRLSEQQIELLYQSYPDCNVRCIRPTELGDDIPDVDILLGYDAQMDLERFLPRMPHLQWIHTYSAGVEKLLSDKSFSQSEILLTNSRGIHGIPMAEHVLGTMLASSRCLIEAWENQKEHAWKRLSAADELFGKTAAIIGLGSIGREIAKHLKNMGMRIVAVKQKESTEPFVDQLFNIDHLPDALSCADYVIVTLPLTPQTKKLFNLRTFNMMKENAFFINVSRGDVVEEPDLIKVLTEKRIRGAALDVFTTEPLPEDSPLWDVPNLFITPHYSAISPMYLDRSLKIFRNNLQIFPQRIGMLNVVDKLRGY
- the hisH gene encoding imidazole glycerol phosphate synthase subunit HisH, coding for MITIINYGAGNLFSVEKAFSALGADVRISSTAADILSADKIVLPGVGAFGDCMEQLNASGLIPAIREGVARRIPLLGICVGLQILFEGSEESSGIEGLGLLQGRVSRIAAPHEKIPHMGWNALNIAESHREKGLFTGIPQDSYVYFVHSYHALPKDRAIISSTCFYGEEITASISAGNIMATQFHPEKSGDIGLKIIHNFIHQEGST